A window from Triticum aestivum cultivar Chinese Spring chromosome 6D, IWGSC CS RefSeq v2.1, whole genome shotgun sequence encodes these proteins:
- the LOC123143882 gene encoding putative cytochrome c biosynthesis ccmC-like mitochondrial protein, whose protein sequence is MSVSLLQPYFFMSKTKSYAQILIGSRLFLTAMAIHLSLRVAPPDLQQGGNSRISYVHVPAARMSIVIYIATAINSSLFPLTKHPLFLRSSGTGTEIGAFSTLFTLVTGGFRGRPMWGTFRVWDARLTSVFILFLIYLGALRFQKLPVEPAPISIRAGPIDIPIIKSPVNWWNTSHQPGSISRSGTSIHVPMPIPILSNFANFPFSTRILFVLETRLPIPSFPESPLTEEIEAREGIPLKT, encoded by the coding sequence ATGTCAGTTTCGTTATTACAAccttatttttttatgtcaaagaCAAAAAGCTACGCGCAAATTCTCATTGGATCTCGGTTGTTCTTAACAGCGATGGCTATTCATTTAAGTCTTCGGGTAGCACCACCAGATCTTCAACAAGGTGGAAATTCTCGTATTTCGTATGTACATGTTCCTGCGGCTCGGATGAGTATAGTTATTTATATCGCGACAGCTATAAACAGTTCCTTGTTCCCATTAACAAAACATCCCCTTTTTCTTCGCTCTTCCGGAACCGGTACAGAAATTGGTGCTTTTTCTACTTTGTTTACGTTAGTGACTGGGGGGTTTCGGGGAAGGCCTATGTGGGGTACCTTTCGGGTGTGGGATGCTCGTTTAACTTCTGTATTCATCTTGTTCCTTATTTACCTGGGTGCACTGCGTTTTCAAAAGCTTCCTGTCGAACCGGCTCCTATTTCAATCCGTGCTGGACCGATCGATATACCAATAATAAAGTCTCCAGTCAACTGGTGGAATACATCGCATCAACCTGGGAGCATTAGCCGATCTGGTACATCAATACATGTTCCTATGCCCATTCCAATCTTGTCTAACTTTGCTAACTTCCCCTTCTCTACCCGTATCTTGTTCGTTCTGGAAACACGTCTTCCTATTCCATCTTTTCCCGAATCTCCCTTAACGGAAGAAATAGAAGCTCGAGAAGGAATACCACTAAAAACCTAG